A stretch of the Eulemur rufifrons isolate Redbay chromosome 20, OSU_ERuf_1, whole genome shotgun sequence genome encodes the following:
- the POLR3F gene encoding DNA-directed RNA polymerase III subunit RPC6 isoform X1, producing the protein MAEVKVKVQPPDADPVEIENRIIELCHQFPHGITDQVIQNEMPHIEAQQRAVAINRLLSMGQLDLLRSNTGLLYRIKDSQNAGKMKGSDNQEKLVYQIIEDAGNKGIWSRDIRYKSNLPLTEINKILKNLESKKLIKAVKSVAASKKKVYMLYNLQPDRSVTGGAWYSDQDFESEFVEVLNQQCFKFLQTKAETARESKQNPVIQRNSSFASSHEVWKYICELGISKVELSMEDIETILNTLIYDGKVEMTIIAAKEGTVGSVDGHMKLYRAVNPIIPPTGLVRAPCGLCPVFDDCHEGGEISPSNCIYMTEWLEF; encoded by the exons ATGGCTGAGGTGAAAGTGAAGGTGCAACCCCCCGACGCGGATCCGGTGGAAATAGAAAACAG GATTATAGAATTATGTCACCAGTTCCCTCATGGAATTACAGACCAAGTAATTCAGAATGAAATGCCTCATATAGAAGCCCAGCAGCGAGCAGTGGCCATTAATAGATTATTGTCCATG ggTCAGTTGGATCTCTTAAGGAGCAATACAGGCCTTTTATATAGAATAAAAGACTCTCAGAATGCTGG TAAAATGAAGGGATCAGATAACCAAGAAAAACTAGTCTATCAAATCATAGAGGATGCAGGAAATAAAG GAATATGGAGCAGAGATATTCGATACAAAAGTAACTTGCCATTaacagaaatcaacaaaattcTGAAGAATTTGGAAAGTAAAAAGCTTATTAAAGCTGTTAAGTCAGTAGCA GCCTCAAAAAAGAAGGTGTATATGCTCTATAACCTGCAGCCAGACCGATCTGTGACTGGTGGAGCCTGGTATAGTGACCAAGATTTTGAATCTGAATTTGTAGAGGTGCTTAACCAACAGTGTTTTAAATTCCTACAAACCAAG GCAGAAACAGCACGAGAAAGCAAACAGAATCCAGTGATACAAAGAAATAGTTCATTTGCTTCATCACACGAAGTGTGGAAATATATCTGTGAACTGGGGATCAGTAAG GTAGAGTTGTCCATGGAGGACATTGAAACTATCCTGAATACACTCATTTATGATGGGAAAGTGGAGATGACTATCATTGCTGCAAAAGAAGGTACAGTTGGCAGTGTGGACGGACACATGAAGCTGTACAGGGCAGTCAATCCAATCATCCCACCCACAGGTTTGGTCCGGGCACCCTGTGGACTCTGCCCG gtgttTGATGACTGCCATGAAGGTGGTGAGATTTCACCATCTAACTGTATTTACATGACAGAGTGGCTTGAATTTTAA
- the POLR3F gene encoding DNA-directed RNA polymerase III subunit RPC6 isoform X2 yields the protein MAEVKVKVQPPDADPVEIENRIIELCHQFPHGITDQVIQNEMPHIEAQQRAVAINRLLSMGQLDLLRSNTGLLYRIKDSQNAGKMKGSDNQEKLVYQIIEDAGNKGIWSRDIRYKSNLPLTEINKILKNLESKKLIKAVKSVAAETARESKQNPVIQRNSSFASSHEVWKYICELGISKVELSMEDIETILNTLIYDGKVEMTIIAAKEGTVGSVDGHMKLYRAVNPIIPPTGLVRAPCGLCPVFDDCHEGGEISPSNCIYMTEWLEF from the exons ATGGCTGAGGTGAAAGTGAAGGTGCAACCCCCCGACGCGGATCCGGTGGAAATAGAAAACAG GATTATAGAATTATGTCACCAGTTCCCTCATGGAATTACAGACCAAGTAATTCAGAATGAAATGCCTCATATAGAAGCCCAGCAGCGAGCAGTGGCCATTAATAGATTATTGTCCATG ggTCAGTTGGATCTCTTAAGGAGCAATACAGGCCTTTTATATAGAATAAAAGACTCTCAGAATGCTGG TAAAATGAAGGGATCAGATAACCAAGAAAAACTAGTCTATCAAATCATAGAGGATGCAGGAAATAAAG GAATATGGAGCAGAGATATTCGATACAAAAGTAACTTGCCATTaacagaaatcaacaaaattcTGAAGAATTTGGAAAGTAAAAAGCTTATTAAAGCTGTTAAGTCAGTAGCA GCAGAAACAGCACGAGAAAGCAAACAGAATCCAGTGATACAAAGAAATAGTTCATTTGCTTCATCACACGAAGTGTGGAAATATATCTGTGAACTGGGGATCAGTAAG GTAGAGTTGTCCATGGAGGACATTGAAACTATCCTGAATACACTCATTTATGATGGGAAAGTGGAGATGACTATCATTGCTGCAAAAGAAGGTACAGTTGGCAGTGTGGACGGACACATGAAGCTGTACAGGGCAGTCAATCCAATCATCCCACCCACAGGTTTGGTCCGGGCACCCTGTGGACTCTGCCCG gtgttTGATGACTGCCATGAAGGTGGTGAGATTTCACCATCTAACTGTATTTACATGACAGAGTGGCTTGAATTTTAA